One stretch of Halococcus hamelinensis 100A6 DNA includes these proteins:
- a CDS encoding polysaccharide deacetylase family protein codes for MSDEVTNVLSFDVEHWYSATLLRERVTDPATHVEASVERVLAILDRFDVRATFFVVGELAHERPDLVARIADAGHEVGSHGHTHRPLFELDRDEFAAELEASAVAIHDATGTWPTGFRAPNFSVTPRTAWAIEALEAAGYRYDSSVFPVKTPMYGVADAPVRPYRLDPRAPFTDSGDEADGRLVELPLAVFHPRVRLPVAGGFYARVLPTWPVKRGIRSLNARGHPATIYFHPWEFNPAVRSAAEHAPIPAHARFVSFHGIERLAAKLEALLDEFAFGTAGAVADGYADPGEVATDGTAPLRIGGER; via the coding sequence ATGAGCGACGAGGTGACGAACGTCCTCTCGTTCGACGTCGAACACTGGTACTCGGCGACGCTGCTTCGGGAGCGAGTGACGGACCCGGCGACACACGTCGAGGCATCGGTCGAACGCGTTCTCGCTATCCTCGACCGGTTCGACGTCCGGGCGACGTTCTTCGTCGTCGGCGAACTGGCCCACGAACGGCCGGACCTCGTGGCACGGATCGCCGATGCGGGTCACGAGGTCGGCTCACACGGCCACACCCACCGGCCGCTGTTCGAACTCGACAGGGACGAGTTCGCCGCGGAGCTCGAAGCGAGCGCCGTCGCCATCCACGACGCGACCGGAACGTGGCCGACGGGATTTCGTGCGCCCAACTTCTCGGTGACCCCCCGGACGGCGTGGGCCATCGAGGCGCTCGAAGCCGCCGGCTATCGGTACGATTCCAGCGTCTTCCCCGTCAAGACGCCGATGTACGGTGTGGCCGACGCACCGGTTCGGCCCTACCGCCTCGACCCGCGAGCGCCGTTCACGGATTCGGGTGACGAGGCCGACGGTCGGCTCGTCGAACTCCCGCTCGCGGTGTTCCACCCGCGGGTTCGGCTGCCGGTCGCTGGCGGGTTCTACGCGCGAGTGCTGCCGACCTGGCCCGTCAAACGCGGGATACGGAGCCTCAACGCACGCGGGCATCCGGCGACGATCTACTTCCACCCCTGGGAGTTCAACCCGGCCGTTCGGTCCGCGGCCGAACACGCCCCGATCCCGGCACACGCACGCTTCGTTAGCTTCCACGGGATCGAGCGACTGGCGGCGAAGCTCGAAGCGCTGCTCGACGAGTTCGCCTTCGGGACGGCCGGTGCCGTCGCGGACGGGTACGCCGACCCGGGCGAGGTGGCTACCGACGGCACCGCCCCGCTTCGGATCGGGGGTGAACGATGA